From the Actinopolymorpha singaporensis genome, the window TGCCCGACAGCAGGCCGCTGGCCAGCGGCACCCGCGCGATGATGCCCACCCCCGCCCGGGCGGCGGCCGGCAGCACCTCCTCCAGCGGCTTGCGCCGGAACGCGTTCAGGATGATCTGGACGGTCGCCACGCCCGGACGCTCGATCGCGGTCATCGCCTCCGCGCAGGTCTCCACGCTCACGCCGTACGCCGCGATCCGCTCCTCGGCCACCAGCGTGTCCAGGGCGTCGTAGACCGCGTCGTTTCCGTAGACCGGCGTCGGCGGGCAGTGCAGCTGCACCAGGTCGAGCCGGTCCACGCCGAGGTTCTCCCGCGAGCGGTCGGTCCAGGCGCGGAAGTTGTCGAGGGTGTAGTGGCTCGGCTCCAGCGGTGCACGCCGGCCCATCTTGGTGGCGACCATGATGTCCGCCTCGGGCCGCTGGCGGAGCAGGCGTCCGATCACCCGTTCGCTGCGGCCGTCGCCGTAGACGTCGGCGCTGTCAATGAACGTCACTCCGGCGTCGACGGCGGCGTTGAGCACCGCGAGCGCCTCGGCCTCGGTGACCTCTCCCCAGTCGCCTCCCAGCTGCCAGGCCCCCAGCCCGACAACTCCCACCTTGCGACCCGTTCGTCCGAGAATACGTTGTTCCACGGGCGAGAGCCTACGGCCCGTCGGGCGTACTCGCAGGTGCGGGAGGGAACCCCCGGCCCCCGCCGAACGTTCTGACGCTCCGCCCGCGATGACCGGGGGCCCGTCGCGCAGGACCTTCGGCACTACGCCCGGTGGTGGCAGCAGACCAGGATCGGGTCGCGAGGGGGGATGGACATGACCGAGACCCAGGCGCAGCCGACCCGATCCGACACCCAGCAGACGACCGCCCGCAAACAGCCGGCCAACAAGCGGGCCCCGCGCGCAACGACCGCTCGGAAGCGGACCGCGGGCCCCGCCATCCCGGGCCAACGCGCACCGCACCCGGAGGAACACCCCACGCCGGGCGCCCGCACCGGCACCGGGAGGGCCACCGCCAAGAAGGCGGCGACCGGGCGAGCGGGCGCCAAGAAGGCCGCGACCACCCGAGCAGGAACGAAGAAGCCCGCGGCCAAGCGAACCACCCGGAAGACCGCGACGACTCGCACCCGCGGTGCCGAGCGGACGGGCCTGTCCGGGCTACCCGGGCTGAGCAGGCTGCCCGAGGTCGCCGGCCGCGCGCACCTTCCCGAGGTGCACGCTCCCAGGAACCTGCCCACCCCGTCGATGCCTTCCATGCCGTCGCTGCCCGAGGTCGGCATCGACGAGAGGACCGGTCGGATGCTGTGGTACGGCGGACTGGCGGCGGTGGCCGCGCTCGGCGTGGTCGACTGGCCGGTGGCCGGCCTGGTCGCGGTCGGCTCGTTCGTCCTCAACCGCCAGCTGCAGGCCACCCGTGAGGAACAGGCACGCGGACGGCGCTCGGTGACCCGGGCACGCTCGCGCACCCGCCCGCAGAGCAGCACCCGCCGGCCGCGTGGCCGGGCACAGACCGGGACGAGCGGCCGCGGACGTACCCGGTCCGCGCAGGGAGCCTGAACGCCCTTCGGCGCGAGGGTGCGAATGCCGCGCGACTCTGGTTTGCTCGGCAGTTCGCACCGGGTTGGGAGTGCGTTCCGCCCGCATTCGGTCAGTGTTGGTGTGCGCTGTCCCCGATGTGACATGGACCTCAGTAGCTTTTCTTCGAGGGCCACGCACGCGAGGATCGGGTTCGAACGTGAACACGAATCCGGCGCGCCGTGGCAGTCGGGCGACTGTAGGAGGGACGATGACGGACACCGCCGAGGTCGTCTCGTGCGACTCGGTGCACGGCCACATCGGGCGCATCTGCTTCAAGACCGGGCCGCCCACCACCGTCGGCACCGAAATCGAATGGCTCGTCGTCTCCCCGGACCACCCCCGCGAGCTCGTCCCTCTCGACCTGCTCCGCACCACGCTCGACCAGGCCGGGCCACCGCCCGGCGGCAGCACCGTCACCTTCGAACCCGGCGGCCAGGTGGAGCTGAGTTCAGCTCCCGCCCCCGGCCTCGGTGCCTGCTGGTCCACTCTGCAGTCCGACATCGACCACGTACGCGCGGCGCTCGCCGCGCTCGACCTCCGGCTGCTGTGGACCGCCATCGACCCCTTCCGCGAACCCCGCCGGCAACTGTCCCATCCGCGCTACGACGCGATGGAGGCCTACTTCGACCGGCGCGGCCCCGAGGGCCGGCTGATGATGTGCTCGACCGCGTCCGTCCAGGTCAACCTGGACGCCGGGGCCGACGCCGACGACATCGCCAGGCGATGGCGGATCCTGCACGCGATCGGCCCGGCGATGGTGGCCACGTTCGCCAACTCCCCCTGGTTCGCCGGCCGGCAGACCGGCTGGAAGTCCGCGCGTCAGGCGGTCTGGCAGCGGCTGGATCCCCGGCGCACCCGATCGCCGCACGGGCACGACCCGGTGGCCGCCTGGGCCGACTACGCGCTGGACGCGCCGTTGATGATGCGCCGCGACGGCGACCGGTGGCACAGCGATCCGGGGTTGACGTTCCGGCAGTGGCTGCACCTGCGCCCCGACGACGAGCACGCCGGGAACGGCCGGGCGGACCATGCGGCGAACGGCGCGGCGAACGGCCGGGCCGACGGCCGGGCTGCTCGCCGGGCCGACGCTCGGGCGGACGGTGGGGCGGACGGCTCGCCGACCGCGCACGACCTCGCCTATCACCTGACGACGCTGTTCCCGCCGGTCCGGCCGCGCGGGTGGTTCGAGATCCGCTACCTCGACGTGGTGCCGGCGGCGTACTGGCCGGTCCCGATGGCCGTGCTGACCGCACTGGTGGACGATCCACGGGCCGGTGAGCGCGCCCTGGCCGCCACCGCACCGGTCGCCGGCGCGTGGTGGAACGCCGCCCGCGACGGCCTGGACCACCGCGGGCTGGCTCACGCCGCGCGGTGTTGCTTCGAGGCGGCGCTGGAGGCCCTGCACCGGCAGGGCGCCGAGCGCGCGCTGGTCAACCTCGTGGACGACTACCGCATCCGCTACGTCGACCGCGCACGATGTCCGGCCGACGACGGCGCCGACCCGCTCACGTCCGATTCCGACCGGGAGGAGTCCCGATGAGCCAGTACGCAGACCTGCGCCCGTCCGCCCGCACTGCCGCCCTGCTCGCCGACGGCGACCACGTTGCCGCCGACGAGTTCAAGTCGCTGGTGGCCGGGGAGCTGGAACGCGCCCGCGACCGCAGCTTCGGCCTCACCACCAACGTCCTGGAAGAGGCCGACCTGGTGGCCCAGCACTCGCGGCTGATGTCACCGCTGGTCTGGGACCTCGCGCATGTGGGCAACTACGAGGAGCTGTGGCTGCTGCGGGCCGCGGCCGGCATCGATCCCATGCGCCCGGAGATCGACAGCCTCTACGACGCGTTCGAGCACCCCCGGTCCGAGCGGCCGAAGCTGCCGTTGCTCAGCCCGGCCGAGGCCCGCGGCTACATCGACCTGGTACGCCGCAAGGTGCTCGACTCCCTGGAGTCGATCCGCCTCTCCCCCGACAAGCCGCTGCTGGACTCCGGGTTCGTCTACCGCATGGTGATCCAGCACGAGCACCAGCACGACGAGACGATGCTGGCCACCCACCAGTTGCGTCGCGGCGAGCCGGTCTTCCCGGCCGGTGACCAGGCCCCCGCCCCACACGACCACCGGGTGCTCGCACCGGAGGTGCTGGTGGAGGCGGGCGAGTTCGTCATGGGCACCTCCGCCGACCGCTGGGCGCTGGACAACGAACGCCCCGCGCACACGGTGTCGCTGCCGGCGTTCTGGATCGACACCACCCCGGTGTCCAACGCCGCCTACCGCGCGTTCGTCGCCGCCGGCGGCTACGAC encodes:
- a CDS encoding aldo/keto reductase → MEQRILGRTGRKVGVVGLGAWQLGGDWGEVTEAEALAVLNAAVDAGVTFIDSADVYGDGRSERVIGRLLRQRPEADIMVATKMGRRAPLEPSHYTLDNFRAWTDRSRENLGVDRLDLVQLHCPPTPVYGNDAVYDALDTLVAEERIAAYGVSVETCAEAMTAIERPGVATVQIILNAFRRKPLEEVLPAAARAGVGIIARVPLASGLLSGKYDASTQFGDDDHRTYNRDGSAFDVGETFAGVDFATGVEAAARLEPLVPPKASLAQVALRWILDQREVSVVIPGARNPVQVWSNAGAAELPRLTAGAHDEIRAVYDELIRPQVHDRW
- a CDS encoding glutamate-cysteine ligase family protein; the encoded protein is MTDTAEVVSCDSVHGHIGRICFKTGPPTTVGTEIEWLVVSPDHPRELVPLDLLRTTLDQAGPPPGGSTVTFEPGGQVELSSAPAPGLGACWSTLQSDIDHVRAALAALDLRLLWTAIDPFREPRRQLSHPRYDAMEAYFDRRGPEGRLMMCSTASVQVNLDAGADADDIARRWRILHAIGPAMVATFANSPWFAGRQTGWKSARQAVWQRLDPRRTRSPHGHDPVAAWADYALDAPLMMRRDGDRWHSDPGLTFRQWLHLRPDDEHAGNGRADHAANGAANGRADGRAARRADARADGGADGSPTAHDLAYHLTTLFPPVRPRGWFEIRYLDVVPAAYWPVPMAVLTALVDDPRAGERALAATAPVAGAWWNAARDGLDHRGLAHAARCCFEAALEALHRQGAERALVNLVDDYRIRYVDRARCPADDGADPLTSDSDREESR
- the egtB gene encoding ergothioneine biosynthesis protein EgtB yields the protein MSQYADLRPSARTAALLADGDHVAADEFKSLVAGELERARDRSFGLTTNVLEEADLVAQHSRLMSPLVWDLAHVGNYEELWLLRAAAGIDPMRPEIDSLYDAFEHPRSERPKLPLLSPAEARGYIDLVRRKVLDSLESIRLSPDKPLLDSGFVYRMVIQHEHQHDETMLATHQLRRGEPVFPAGDQAPAPHDHRVLAPEVLVEAGEFVMGTSADRWALDNERPAHTVSLPAFWIDTTPVSNAAYRAFVAAGGYDDERLWDPAGWQWRCASGKRAPAYWVREGGTWLRRRFGRLEPLVDDEPVQHVCWYEADAYARWAGRRLPTEAEWEKAASWDPAHGVKRRFPWGDEPGGPGHANLGQTRFHPTPVGSFPAGASPVGARQMLGDVWEWTSTSFTGHPGFCVFPYREYSEVFFGNDYKVLRGGSWATDPVVVRTTFRNWDYPIRRQIFAGFRCARDA